One stretch of Ananas comosus cultivar F153 linkage group 6, ASM154086v1, whole genome shotgun sequence DNA includes these proteins:
- the LOC109711557 gene encoding uncharacterized protein LOC109711557 isoform X2, which yields MFTEGLDPNALRWVREGQGSVSRQQNRIDPFRSIRNGGGGGRGLGVPPPEKFRSGHLPKAAMPISHAIRTEDVESGSGSDMDESSDTEAENYVGRYSIDSSSRDDDNPNGSSRRSGIGNRYVRPVSAPRYYSSDGYSDISSSRDTAPRQQQPQQFKKPVRVNGYVEEEEELSDSGGSSEFSSQARVPNGGSYVRETYSRDRPIHGGVNGASRGINPAENYNRNVPFREAANVAADKASVTSQGNYQSDNYSHRAPFRDNMKVPSNMNGFTGVPSAPPIHGCDEEISQATDQISAARSCCTRTIGSNSSTLGKEPSSHVNEGSNIPDQNSRTTLGGAEVGASSSSLPAKVPTFHASGQGPWHSVIAYDACVRLCLHSWARGCMEAPIFLENECALLRSTFGLQQILLQSEEELLAKRTSELSSEGAAPKPKKTIGKLKVQVRKVRMSLDMPSGCSFSSLRSPVVKIETLRYRLSNVQSTLSSGWESLRKVRVLPHLPANSSFSRHSLAYMHASAQYIKQVSGLLKVGVTTLRSSSSYEIVQETYSCQLRLKSSAEDSCVRMQPGSGETHVFFPDSLGDDLIIDIYDSKGKSCGRVVGQVASIAEDPTNKLRWWSIYREPEHELVGRIQLYANYTTTLDENGNLKYGSVAETVAYDIVLEVAMKTQHFQQRNLLLHGSWKWLLTEFASYYGVSDAYTKLRYLSYVMDVATPTEDCLTLVHDLLLPVVMKSRSNNTLSHQENRILGEIKEQIEHNLEMLFENYKSLDESLPSGMVEGFRPATGLPAPALAPAVKLYNLLYDILSPEAQLKLCKYFQAAAKKRARRHLLETDEYVAGNTECNLMDVVTYSTAYQKMRALCFNIRNEISTDIEIHNQHVLPSFVDLPNLAASIYSVELSSRLRAFLVACPPTGPSSPVADLVIATAEFQKDLASWNICPIKGGVDAKELFHLYIILWIQDKRLSLLESCKLDKVKWSGVRTQHMTTPFVDDMYEQLKNTLLEYEVIICRWPEYIFALENAIADVEKAVIEALEKQYADVLAPLKDSMTPKKFGLKYVHKLAKRNSISPYIVPDELGILLNTMKRLLDVLRPKIEAQLKSWGSCMPDGGNAVAGDCLNEVTVTLRAKFRNYLQAVVEKLAENTRLQSNTKLKKIIQDSKDMIMESDIRSRMQPLKDQLVETINHVRTVFGVHVFVAVCRGFWDRLGQDVLSFLENRKENRSWYKGARVTVAVLDDTFASQMQQLLGNALQEKDLEPPRSSMEVRSMLCKDAAVKKDSNFYY from the exons ATGTTCACTGAGGGGCTCGATCCAAACGCGCTTCGATGGGTTCGCGAG GGCCAGGGTTCGGTTTCGAGGCAGCAGAACCGGATCGACCCCTTTCGCAGCATCCGCAATGGCGGTGGAGGCGGACGAGGGCTTGGCGTCCCGCCGCCAGAGAAGTTTCGGAGTGGCCACCTGCCAAAAGCTGCGATGCCCATTTCCCACGCCATCCGCACGGAGGACGTCGAGAGCGGCTCCGGATCCGACATGGATGAGTCCTCCGACACCGAGGCGGAGAATTACGTTGGGAGGTATTCCATTGACTCATCCTCGCGAGACGATGATAACCCTAATGGGTCTTCAAGGAGATCAGGAATTGGTAACCGGTATGTGCGGCCAGTCTCAGCGCCGCGATACTATTCGAGCGATGGGTACTCCGATATCAGTTCGTCGAGGGACACTGCTCCCCGGCAGCAGCAGCCACAGCAGTTCAAGAAGCCGGTTCGGGTGAATGGGTatgtagaggaggaggaggagctctcGGATTCAGGCGGTAGCTCGGAATTTTCAAGTCAGGCGAGGGTCCCTAATGGGGGCAGTTATGTTAGGGAGACTTACTCTCGTGATCGTCCGATCCATGGAGGCGTAAATGGGGCTTCGCGAGGAATCAACCCTGCGGAGAACTACAACCGGAATGTGCCCTTCAGAGAAGCTGCAAATGTTGCAGCTGATAAAGCCAGTGTTACTTCACAAGGGAATTACCAGTCAGATAACTACTCTCACCGCGCTCCCTTCAGAGATAATATGAAAGTTCCCTCTAACATG AATGGTTTTACTGGTGTTCCCAGTGCACCACCTATACATGGCTGTGATGAAGAAATTTCCCAAGCTACTGATCAAATATCAGCCGCCAGATCTTGCTGTACTCGAACTATTGGATCTAATAGTTCAACTTTAGGAAAGGAGCCAAGTTCTCATGTTAATGAAGGAAGCAATATACCTGACCAAAATTCGAG GACTACACTAGGTGGTGCAGAAGTTGGTGCATCCTCTAGTTCATTACCTGCTAAAGTTCCCACTTTTCATGCCAG TGGACAAGGACCTTGGCACTCTGTGATTGCATATGATGCATGTGTTCGATTATGCCTTCATTCATGGGCTAGAGGCTGCATGGAAGCTCCCATTTTTCTGGAAAATGAATGTGCACTGTTGCGAAGTACATTTGG CTTGCAGCAAATCTTGCTACAATCAGAGGAGGAGCTGCTGGCCAAGCGGACATCAGAGCTCAGCAGTGAAGGAGCTGCACCAAAGCCCAAGAAAACAATTGGCAAGCTGAAGGTCCAAG TTCGTAAAGTTAGAATGTCGCTGGATATGCCTTCTGGATGCAGTTTCTCATCATTGAGAAGCCCAGTGGTAAAAATTGAGACACTTCGGTATCGTTTGTCCAATGTACAGTCAACTCTCTCATCAGGATGGGAGTCACTTCGGAAAGTACGTGTTTTACCGCACCTCCCTGCTAATAGTTCCTTCTCAAGGCATAGCTTGGCATATATGCATGCGAGTGCTCAGTACATTAAACAAGTATCTGGGCTTCTTAAAGTTGGAGTCACTACTCTGCGCAGCAGTTCATCGTATGAAATTGTACAAG AAACATACTCTTGCCAGTTGAGGCTCAAAAGTTCAGCTGAAGATAGCTGTGTTCGGATGCAACCTGGATCTGGTGAAACACATGTTTT CTTCCCTGACAGCTTAGGAGATGATCTAATTATTGACATCTATGATTCCAAAGGAAAGTCTTGTGGTCGTGTCGTAGGTCAAGTAGCTAGCATTGCTGAGGATCCG ACAAACAAACTTCGCTGGTGGTCGATATATCGTGAACCAGAACATGAACTTGTCGGCCGAATACAACTGTATGCAAATTATACAACTACTCTTGATGAGAACGGCAATTTGAAG TATGGCTCTGTTGCAGAGACTGTGGCATATGATATTGTTCTTGAAGTAGCTATGAAAACCCAGCATTTTCAACAAAGAAACTTGTTGTTGCATGGATCTTGGAAATGGTTATTGACAGAATTTGCATCTTATTATGGAGTTTCAGATGCTTACACCAAATTAAG GTACCTTTCATATGTTATGGATGTGGCAACCCCCACAGAGGACTGTCTTACGCTGGTTCATGATCTGCTGCTTCCGGTAGTTATGAAGAGCCGTAGTAACAATACATTGAGTCATCAAGAG AACCGCATTCTTGGAGAAATCAAGGAGCAGATTGAACATAATTTGGAGATGCTTTTCGAGAATTACAAGTCATTAGATGAGTCTTTACCTTCGGGAATGGTGGAAGGTTTTAGGCCTGCTACCGGATTGCCAGCACCAGCACTAGCACCGGCAGTGAAGTTGTATAATCTTCTCTATGACATTTTATCTCCTGAAGCCCAACTAAAGCTGTGCAAATATTTCCAG GCTGCTGCTAAGAAGAGAGCTAGGAGGCACTTGCTTGAGACTGATGAGTATGTTGCAGGGAACACTGAATGCAATCTGATGGATGTTGTGACTTATTCTACTGCTTACCAGAAAATGAGAGCGTTGTGCTTCAATATTCGAAATGAGATATCTACTGACATTGAAATTCATAATCAGCATGTACTTCCTAG TTTTGTCGACCTTCCAAATTTAGCTGCATCCATTTACAGTGTCGAGCTTTCTAGTAGACTGCGCGCATTCCTAGTTGCATGTCCTCCAACTGGCCCTTCGTCACCAGTGGCTGATCTTGTGATTGCAACTGCTGAGTTTCAGAAGGATCTTGCTAGTTGGAACATatg CCCCATTAAAGGAGGTGTTGATGCTAAGGAGTTGTTCCActtgtatattatattatggATTCAAGATAAGCGCCTCAGTTTACTTGAGTCTTGCAAGTTAGATAAG GTGAAATGGTCAGGAGTTCGGACACAGCATATGACAACACCATTTGTTGATGATATGTACGAGCAACTAAAGAATACATTGCTGGAATATGAAGTCATCATTTGCCGTTGGCCAGAATACATTTTCGCTCTCGAGAAT GCTATTGCAGATGTTGAGAAGGCAGTGATTGAAGCTCTGGAGAAACAGTATGCAGATGTTTTGGCTCCTCTGAAGGATAGTATGACACCTAAAAAATTTGGCCTCAAATATGTTCATAAACTTGCCAAACGCAATTCAATATCCCCTTATATTGTGCCTGACGAA CTAGGTATTCTTTTGAATACGATGAAAAGACTGCTTGATGTGCTGCGGCCTAAAATAGAAGCCCAATTAAAATCTTGGGGTTCTTGTATGCCTGATGGTGGAAATGCAGTTGCTGGAGATTGCCTCAATGAAGTAACGGTAACTCTGAGAGCTAAGTTCAGAAATTACTTGCAAGCTGTTGTGGAGAAACTTgcagaaaat ACTCGTTTGCAGAGCAACACAAAGCTTAAGAAGATTATTCAGGACTCAAAGGACATGATTATGGAATCAGACATTCGGAGCAGAATGCAACCGTTAAAGGATCAGCTTGTAGAAACTATTAATCATGTCCGTACTGTATTTGGGGTTCATGTATTTGTGGCCGTATGCCGAGGGTTTTGGGATAGATTGGGTCAA GATGTTCTTAGTTTCTTGGAGAACCGGAAAGAGAATCGCTCTTGGTATAAAGGTGCAAGAGTCACGGTTGCT GTATTGGATGATACATTTGCATCCCAGATGCAACAGCTGCTTGGCAATGCACTGCAAGAGAAAGATCTGGAACCTCCTAGATCAAGCATGGAAGTGCGTTCGATGCTTTGCAAGGATGCGGCAGTTAAGAAGGATTCCAATTTCTACTATTAA
- the LOC109711557 gene encoding uncharacterized protein LOC109711557 isoform X1, with the protein MFTEGLDPNALRWVREGQGSVSRQQNRIDPFRSIRNGGGGGRGLGVPPPEKFRSGHLPKAAMPISHAIRTEDVESGSGSDMDESSDTEAENYVGRYSIDSSSRDDDNPNGSSRRSGIGNRYVRPVSAPRYYSSDGYSDISSSRDTAPRQQQPQQFKKPVRVNGYVEEEEELSDSGGSSEFSSQARVPNGGSYVRETYSRDRPIHGGVNGASRGINPAENYNRNVPFREAANVAADKASVTSQGNYQSDNYSHRAPFRDNMKVPSNMNGFTGVPSAPPIHGCDEEISQATDQISAARSCCTRTIGSNSSTLGKEPSSHVNEGSNIPDQNSRTTLGGAEVGASSSSLPAKVPTFHASGQGPWHSVIAYDACVRLCLHSWARGCMEAPIFLENECALLRSTFGLQQILLQSEEELLAKRTSELSSEGAAPKPKKTIGKLKVQVRKVRMSLDMPSGCSFSSLRSPVVKIETLRYRLSNVQSTLSSGWESLRKVRVLPHLPANSSFSRHSLAYMHASAQYIKQVSGLLKVGVTTLRSSSSYEIVQETYSCQLRLKSSAEDSCVRMQPGSGETHVFFPDSLGDDLIIDIYDSKGKSCGRVVGQVASIAEDPTNKLRWWSIYREPEHELVGRIQLYANYTTTLDENGNLKYGSVAETVAYDIVLEVAMKTQHFQQRNLLLHGSWKWLLTEFASYYGVSDAYTKLRYLSYVMDVATPTEDCLTLVHDLLLPVVMKSRSNNTLSHQENRILGEIKEQIEHNLEMLFENYKSLDESLPSGMVEGFRPATGLPAPALAPAVKLYNLLYDILSPEAQLKLCKYFQAAAKKRARRHLLETDEYVAGNTECNLMDVVTYSTAYQKMRALCFNIRNEISTDIEIHNQHVLPSFVDLPNLAASIYSVELSSRLRAFLVACPPTGPSSPVADLVIATAEFQKDLASWNICPIKGGVDAKELFHLYIILWIQDKRLSLLESCKLDKQVKWSGVRTQHMTTPFVDDMYEQLKNTLLEYEVIICRWPEYIFALENAIADVEKAVIEALEKQYADVLAPLKDSMTPKKFGLKYVHKLAKRNSISPYIVPDELGILLNTMKRLLDVLRPKIEAQLKSWGSCMPDGGNAVAGDCLNEVTVTLRAKFRNYLQAVVEKLAENTRLQSNTKLKKIIQDSKDMIMESDIRSRMQPLKDQLVETINHVRTVFGVHVFVAVCRGFWDRLGQDVLSFLENRKENRSWYKGARVTVAVLDDTFASQMQQLLGNALQEKDLEPPRSSMEVRSMLCKDAAVKKDSNFYY; encoded by the exons ATGTTCACTGAGGGGCTCGATCCAAACGCGCTTCGATGGGTTCGCGAG GGCCAGGGTTCGGTTTCGAGGCAGCAGAACCGGATCGACCCCTTTCGCAGCATCCGCAATGGCGGTGGAGGCGGACGAGGGCTTGGCGTCCCGCCGCCAGAGAAGTTTCGGAGTGGCCACCTGCCAAAAGCTGCGATGCCCATTTCCCACGCCATCCGCACGGAGGACGTCGAGAGCGGCTCCGGATCCGACATGGATGAGTCCTCCGACACCGAGGCGGAGAATTACGTTGGGAGGTATTCCATTGACTCATCCTCGCGAGACGATGATAACCCTAATGGGTCTTCAAGGAGATCAGGAATTGGTAACCGGTATGTGCGGCCAGTCTCAGCGCCGCGATACTATTCGAGCGATGGGTACTCCGATATCAGTTCGTCGAGGGACACTGCTCCCCGGCAGCAGCAGCCACAGCAGTTCAAGAAGCCGGTTCGGGTGAATGGGTatgtagaggaggaggaggagctctcGGATTCAGGCGGTAGCTCGGAATTTTCAAGTCAGGCGAGGGTCCCTAATGGGGGCAGTTATGTTAGGGAGACTTACTCTCGTGATCGTCCGATCCATGGAGGCGTAAATGGGGCTTCGCGAGGAATCAACCCTGCGGAGAACTACAACCGGAATGTGCCCTTCAGAGAAGCTGCAAATGTTGCAGCTGATAAAGCCAGTGTTACTTCACAAGGGAATTACCAGTCAGATAACTACTCTCACCGCGCTCCCTTCAGAGATAATATGAAAGTTCCCTCTAACATG AATGGTTTTACTGGTGTTCCCAGTGCACCACCTATACATGGCTGTGATGAAGAAATTTCCCAAGCTACTGATCAAATATCAGCCGCCAGATCTTGCTGTACTCGAACTATTGGATCTAATAGTTCAACTTTAGGAAAGGAGCCAAGTTCTCATGTTAATGAAGGAAGCAATATACCTGACCAAAATTCGAG GACTACACTAGGTGGTGCAGAAGTTGGTGCATCCTCTAGTTCATTACCTGCTAAAGTTCCCACTTTTCATGCCAG TGGACAAGGACCTTGGCACTCTGTGATTGCATATGATGCATGTGTTCGATTATGCCTTCATTCATGGGCTAGAGGCTGCATGGAAGCTCCCATTTTTCTGGAAAATGAATGTGCACTGTTGCGAAGTACATTTGG CTTGCAGCAAATCTTGCTACAATCAGAGGAGGAGCTGCTGGCCAAGCGGACATCAGAGCTCAGCAGTGAAGGAGCTGCACCAAAGCCCAAGAAAACAATTGGCAAGCTGAAGGTCCAAG TTCGTAAAGTTAGAATGTCGCTGGATATGCCTTCTGGATGCAGTTTCTCATCATTGAGAAGCCCAGTGGTAAAAATTGAGACACTTCGGTATCGTTTGTCCAATGTACAGTCAACTCTCTCATCAGGATGGGAGTCACTTCGGAAAGTACGTGTTTTACCGCACCTCCCTGCTAATAGTTCCTTCTCAAGGCATAGCTTGGCATATATGCATGCGAGTGCTCAGTACATTAAACAAGTATCTGGGCTTCTTAAAGTTGGAGTCACTACTCTGCGCAGCAGTTCATCGTATGAAATTGTACAAG AAACATACTCTTGCCAGTTGAGGCTCAAAAGTTCAGCTGAAGATAGCTGTGTTCGGATGCAACCTGGATCTGGTGAAACACATGTTTT CTTCCCTGACAGCTTAGGAGATGATCTAATTATTGACATCTATGATTCCAAAGGAAAGTCTTGTGGTCGTGTCGTAGGTCAAGTAGCTAGCATTGCTGAGGATCCG ACAAACAAACTTCGCTGGTGGTCGATATATCGTGAACCAGAACATGAACTTGTCGGCCGAATACAACTGTATGCAAATTATACAACTACTCTTGATGAGAACGGCAATTTGAAG TATGGCTCTGTTGCAGAGACTGTGGCATATGATATTGTTCTTGAAGTAGCTATGAAAACCCAGCATTTTCAACAAAGAAACTTGTTGTTGCATGGATCTTGGAAATGGTTATTGACAGAATTTGCATCTTATTATGGAGTTTCAGATGCTTACACCAAATTAAG GTACCTTTCATATGTTATGGATGTGGCAACCCCCACAGAGGACTGTCTTACGCTGGTTCATGATCTGCTGCTTCCGGTAGTTATGAAGAGCCGTAGTAACAATACATTGAGTCATCAAGAG AACCGCATTCTTGGAGAAATCAAGGAGCAGATTGAACATAATTTGGAGATGCTTTTCGAGAATTACAAGTCATTAGATGAGTCTTTACCTTCGGGAATGGTGGAAGGTTTTAGGCCTGCTACCGGATTGCCAGCACCAGCACTAGCACCGGCAGTGAAGTTGTATAATCTTCTCTATGACATTTTATCTCCTGAAGCCCAACTAAAGCTGTGCAAATATTTCCAG GCTGCTGCTAAGAAGAGAGCTAGGAGGCACTTGCTTGAGACTGATGAGTATGTTGCAGGGAACACTGAATGCAATCTGATGGATGTTGTGACTTATTCTACTGCTTACCAGAAAATGAGAGCGTTGTGCTTCAATATTCGAAATGAGATATCTACTGACATTGAAATTCATAATCAGCATGTACTTCCTAG TTTTGTCGACCTTCCAAATTTAGCTGCATCCATTTACAGTGTCGAGCTTTCTAGTAGACTGCGCGCATTCCTAGTTGCATGTCCTCCAACTGGCCCTTCGTCACCAGTGGCTGATCTTGTGATTGCAACTGCTGAGTTTCAGAAGGATCTTGCTAGTTGGAACATatg CCCCATTAAAGGAGGTGTTGATGCTAAGGAGTTGTTCCActtgtatattatattatggATTCAAGATAAGCGCCTCAGTTTACTTGAGTCTTGCAAGTTAGATAAG CAGGTGAAATGGTCAGGAGTTCGGACACAGCATATGACAACACCATTTGTTGATGATATGTACGAGCAACTAAAGAATACATTGCTGGAATATGAAGTCATCATTTGCCGTTGGCCAGAATACATTTTCGCTCTCGAGAAT GCTATTGCAGATGTTGAGAAGGCAGTGATTGAAGCTCTGGAGAAACAGTATGCAGATGTTTTGGCTCCTCTGAAGGATAGTATGACACCTAAAAAATTTGGCCTCAAATATGTTCATAAACTTGCCAAACGCAATTCAATATCCCCTTATATTGTGCCTGACGAA CTAGGTATTCTTTTGAATACGATGAAAAGACTGCTTGATGTGCTGCGGCCTAAAATAGAAGCCCAATTAAAATCTTGGGGTTCTTGTATGCCTGATGGTGGAAATGCAGTTGCTGGAGATTGCCTCAATGAAGTAACGGTAACTCTGAGAGCTAAGTTCAGAAATTACTTGCAAGCTGTTGTGGAGAAACTTgcagaaaat ACTCGTTTGCAGAGCAACACAAAGCTTAAGAAGATTATTCAGGACTCAAAGGACATGATTATGGAATCAGACATTCGGAGCAGAATGCAACCGTTAAAGGATCAGCTTGTAGAAACTATTAATCATGTCCGTACTGTATTTGGGGTTCATGTATTTGTGGCCGTATGCCGAGGGTTTTGGGATAGATTGGGTCAA GATGTTCTTAGTTTCTTGGAGAACCGGAAAGAGAATCGCTCTTGGTATAAAGGTGCAAGAGTCACGGTTGCT GTATTGGATGATACATTTGCATCCCAGATGCAACAGCTGCTTGGCAATGCACTGCAAGAGAAAGATCTGGAACCTCCTAGATCAAGCATGGAAGTGCGTTCGATGCTTTGCAAGGATGCGGCAGTTAAGAAGGATTCCAATTTCTACTATTAA